acatatctaaaaatataaaagcatATGATACAAATTAATCAAGTGACAAATAACTGATTCACCttaggttaattaatttataagttgTGGTAGTGTCATATATGTAAGTATTGTCACTTTATTGTTTTCTATGGCTATAaccttattatatatatttttaaaaaaatcttattatttttttaatagtattttAGTATTTGAAGCTTAATGAAAATTCACTtcatatacttaaaaaaaaaaagacaaaataaaaacttaattaactTCATATTCATATGATTTTTAAGTTTAAACACGTAAGTCTATAGTTAGATTTTTtgaaatgattaaatttataaaattaataaatttttattaggtCTTAAATGATGGTCTTAAAGCCCACCAAAATTCATGCCTAACGTCACTCTTTATCGTCACGAGTTAatgataaaattttcttttttttattaattctctgtaaatgaatatgttattatagttgttattcttttgttttcaaaatatctttataAATGATAAACTGAAATTACGaaactttttagttttttcaaaatttctcattttggtgttcaatatttattttagagcttaattcatatttatatcttGAAGTCTCAAATTGAATGACAAAAAAATCGATAGATGCATAGAATATTGGGTAAAAGACAGAAATCACATACTTCTAATGCAAATACCATTTGtcccttataagtttataatgaCAAAAATCCCtcaaataatacaataatataagcgctGATACACTAATCttatgcgcgagatacattaattgttaagtaagatacattacattttatacatgatacactaatttgatgtacattttatacatgatacgttaatttgatgcgcgagatacgTTAATTTGATCCGCCGATACATTGATTTGATTTGtgaaaaataagagatttttaggaatttgtaaaactaataaggaataatggtaataagagaaCTTAAATGTGGGATTTTTGTCATTTATCGTAGAATATTTCTCACTAATGGGCCTTTGGTCCCGGATTTCGTTGtaatttggaaaaattacataaattaatacgttttaaaaaataattactaattttagcgatactttttatttattaccatttctagcaatattgtgataaatttgtaatatgtattagaagtgaattatgtatgcaatatatttgaattataattgtttttgaaatatattatgtttgtttggtaaaaattatcacattgtattattagtatattaaaatgtgtgataaatgtattatccatcattaaaacttgtattatatgtgaataataaactgttctttgtaatatgcattaaacttgtattatgaataaattaaaagtagTCAAAAAAAATGCTAttgctataaataataaatatttttttattatgatatatttatagtattaaaaaatattatcacattgtatatttatgtaagttccCCTCGTAATTTCAGTGAAATTATATCGGATTATGACCCATGAGACAAGTGTATTGGGCTCAATGGGCCGGGTTTTGATTTGATGGGCTAATATACCAGAATACTTCtttaattatcatttataaATTCGAAAGTTTGAGTCAATTATCAATAAAGTGTAATGTTatctatttaattttgatataattatacaatagattgattacattttattatttatatgtatacttataatatatactataatataagatatactataaacacacatatataatagAATAGTTGCActattctatatatatacactaaatatacacacaatatattagtttttgtcaaattttcaaggtaaatatgcatatatagacatgatttcttttgaaattaacGCGTGCATGTGCGCTTTCACTTATAGGTGCAGGTCCACCTCTGATCGAATAGTAATTTGCACATGgtatttatatcaaattaataaatatatattatgtgtttacACATATATCTTTGTCAATTAACTATAACaacatatacaaattaataCCTTGTTAAATCACTTATGCTGATTTAGTGTAACTTTATATAAACACCTGATacagataaatttaaaaatatgttattgtcTAGTTGTATTAATTGAAATCTCCCACATAATTATTGTGAGTTTAATTCTCATTATTCCCCTTCCTCCTTTCTAATCCCTCAATGTAATACTAACaaacttcattattttcttgatcCCTTAATGTAATatgtaaaattcaaaattattttcttttatgaataaatatatatgaatcgATAATTATCTTTCGGCTTAAATTAGTTTTCTGCATTTTTTAAGACCAGCAAAGAATATAATACATGAATATTCACATGTTCTTATAACTTATAGTTGCAAAAGAATTTTACAATAACATTAAcaataatatactcaatataattttacaaataataaattgatttatgtctaaaaattaattttcttaaaagagtaaaaatacatttaaaacaTGCTTCTACCTTTATATTATTGGTCCAAACTAACaaagattgaaaaaatattattcttttgaGTGCACACATGCAACACTAAGTTAGATTCAAGTCATTTTCATCCTTAGCTCCTCATGTGCTAACATTCATGTATCTAAGTTATATAACCTAGTTGATaccaaaattcatttttttattcacaAATTCGTATATCAATAAAGATTACGGTAAAATGctaggatttttttttatttttaatgagaGATTTTGGTTCGAGAGTCttgtacatatataattatttttattagagagtgctttattttaatataaaattttataacatGAATCTAGGATTAGACAGatatttaatcataatttaagaGATAAATGTATATTGGTGGATAAGAGGAAGTTGGGCGGAGTATCTTTTGCCTCCAATTCTAAGAGGTTGTGTATTCGAATCATCAAATGAGCAAAAAAGATGAGAGACCTTCGAAAGGGGAAAATGAGATGAATATGAGTGGCTAATTAAGATCGGTAGCCTAAAGTCAACTTTAACAGaaaatcttattattatttttgttcaatatatttgttttaaaagaattaaactATATAATCTGTTATGAGTATCTTTAGGTAGTGTTTTTTTGAGATCGTAGACAAATATATTTGGGACGGAGGTCTGTAAAAGAAGTGAAATGTTGAGAATGAAATGAGTATTTGTTTTAATCAGTGGATGTAGTTAATTTGGATCGattttagttaattttgatCAGGTAAATCAGTAATGGATGGatttgtaaattaatttaagtaattatATTGTAATCAATAGATGGTCACcgcttatttaaaaaaatcatttaaattataatcaattataaaagtgGTCAATATTTGACTTAAATGTGGATGACAAGGAAATTTAGGAGTCAATAAGTGGATGACAAAGACATTTGGGAGTTAATAGATAGATGAATGGTATTTTTGTAGTATTTCCAATAGTTTGAGGGTATTCTAGGTCTTTTTTTCGATATCATTAAGATGTATTTTTGTGTGAATAATTTTCACCATCACTTTGTCCACAACCACCGACCATCACCAATAACCACTTCTCAGTGGCGGAGTCAGAAATTTTATTAAGGGTGTCCAAGAATAATGGTGTGTAGctgtcaatttttttaaaaaaattgtgatatttGGGGTTCAAACCTGAAACTCCTTAATTCAATAGACACTCATTACCATTGTGCCAAAGACATAACTTTTGTCAAGGGTATCCaactattaatatatattctttaaatgtagaatttaacatatatatacaacataaTTTTCCTACGAATTGAACACCCTCGGACTGCCACCTCTGGTTATCACAATAACAATTGTTGTGGCCAATATAAATCACCACTATCAACTACATTTGTCATCACAACCACTTTAACGACCCTTTACCATAGCCAATTATTACCGTCACTCTGTTAGTCACTATGAGTGTCACCACCTCTATCAAACACAATCACTATTGCAACCAATCCCTACTAAGTACTACTAACTATCTCCTTACTCACAATTAACACCACACCAACTACCACCAATATCACTGTTATCCGTCACACATTCTTCGCACATCATTTATTCTAACACTATATCAACTTCTAACACCGATCCATTTCACCATCACAATTACGGTCATTATTATCATATCAGTCACTACAACACCAAACATCTCCACCATCATAATTAACACGCACTACACTACATATATTTCAACCACCACCACTAAATACCAGCAATAGCCAACTCCACCTTCCAACCACCACTAATACTATCAACTGTTACCATCACACGTCAGTCACTATAACATCAATCACCTCCATCAACATGATTGTTACTATCCACCAAtaaactttttattaaattataattttattttattatatatatttaataattcgATGTTTGATATTTAGAGATAACAGATAAATAGCATCAAATgggaaatggagaaaacaatAGTATGAAAGGGAGATTCACTGACAGAGTCTTCTTTCCACACTTTGATACCTCAAAACTTCCAAGGGAACTTTTTTTCTCTGTCACATTGTGACACATACCTAAAAGCTTATAGCTACAAACAGCCTACAAAGGCTATAGTGTTGTGTAGTGCCATAAATACAGGGGAAGaattatataatatagtatTATACAATAAAGTAGGAATAATAAATTATACCAGTAGTACTATTACTAGTAAAGACTAAAACAGTAGTTTCCCTAGATTGAGCTAACAGTTCAGCAATCTATCACTTTCTATAATCTTCCTTCAAATCTTTTGAGGGTCCCTCTTTCTTGCTTTACTGCTTTGAATACTTGAACAGAGTCtcactgaaaaaaaaaaagagaaagaaagatctGTACCAAAAAAGCTGCTTGATTTACTGTGCTTTTTTCCTTTAGGGTTTCAAGATTTTAATTGGGAACTTGAAGATCTGTTTTAGTTTTGATGTAATTAGTTGGTTCTGTAGTTTCTTTGGAGAAAAGGgtgttttcttgttttttgtgttttcttgatttttttttcagtgATCTAGGACAAGTATGAAGGAGTTGACATTGGTGGTGTTTAGTTGTGGAAGTGGGGTTGGATAAGAAATATGTTTGCCTGCTTCTTGGTTTTTGTTTAGGGTGGGGGGTGGGGTNNNNNNNNNNNNNNNNNNNNNNNNNNNNNNNNNNNNNNNNNNNNNNNNNNNNNNNNNNNNNNNNNNNNNNNNNNNNNNNNNNNNNNNNNNNNNNNNNNNNNNNNNNNNNNNNNNNNNNNNNNNNNNNNNNNNNNNNNNNNNNNNNNNNNNNNNNNNNNNNNNNNNNNNNNNNNNNNNNNNNNNNNNNNNNNNNNNNNNNNNNNNNNNNNNNNNNNNNNNNNNNNNNNNNNNNNNNNNNNNNNNNNNNNNNNNNNNNNNNNNNNNNNNNNNNNNNNNNNNNNNNNNNNNNNNNNNNNNNNNNNNNNNNNNNNNNNNNNNNNNNNNNNNNNNNNNNNNNNNNNNNNNNNNNNNNNNNNNNNNNNNNNNNNNNNNNNNNNNNNNNNNNNNNNNNNNNNNNNNNNNNNNNNNNNNNNNNNNNNNNNNNNNNNNNNNNNNNNNNNNNNNNNNNNNNNNNNNNNNNNNNNNNNNNNNNNNNNNNNNNNNNNNNNNNNNNNNNNNNNNNNNNNNNNNNNNNNNNNNNNNNNNNNNNNNNNNNNNNNNNNNNNNNNNNNNNNNNNNNNNNNNNNNNNNNNNNNNNNNNNNNNNNNNNNNNNNNNNNNNNNNNNNNNNNNNNNNNNNNNNNNNNNNNNNNNNNNNNNNNNNNNNNNNNNNNNNNNNNNNNNNNNNNNNNNNNNNNNNNNNNNNNNNNNNNNNNNNNNNNNNNNNNNNgggggtggggtggggtgggggggtgGCAGACTAGTGCTAAAGTTTTCATCTTTAGCTTTCTTTTAGctcttttatatataattggggcttttcctttttaactttttttttgagtttgttGATTTGAGGGAATGAAGGTATCTACTTCTGGCTTCAATTCTCAGCCTGAGGAAGGTGTGTTTTGTTTCTGCCTTGttaatttttgtcaattttttgtttattgagcttgaattgtattatttttgtaatgtaTGGtgagtaattttaattttttaacttgGGAGTGAACATTTTTTGATGTTTGATTATGGCAGCAGGGGAGAAGAAAAGCCTGAATTCAGAGCTGTGGCATGCTTGTGCAGGGCCACTGGTCTCTCTTCCACATGTAGGAACCAGAGTTGTGTATTTTCCTCAAGGGCATAGTGAGCAGGTTAGTAGTAGaacttatatttttatgaaatggGGATAGAGGAATGGAAGATGGAACCAACTGATCTACTAAGATTCCCTGCGGTAGAAATTAGTTTATGCCATAAACTCATAAAGTTAATTAAAGCATAGGTCTTTGACATGGTTGGTAGTAAATTCTTAGGTTCTGGTTCTTCATGGTGATGCTCCATTTGAACtttaaacttctttttttccctttcattTAATGGTGAGCTATGGGTATAAATAACCTATAAGATTTAACCTGTGCCTCATGAGGCATGCTGctattttgtaattttgatgTCTGTCTGTCATGCCTTCTGGGGTCTTTGAGCTTGTAGTTGAAGGGGTAACTATGTTTGCACTTCCAGGTATGTTGTGCTTATGTATTTTTGTTAGGGTGATGCCTATACGTGTCGGAAGTAGGTGTAGGACATAAATCTTTCTTTCTAAATCTGGAGAACCAAGTAATTCCAGTGGCATTATTCATCTTGGCGAACAGAGCCGAGCTATGTTATGGATAAAAACATTATTAAGTTGTTGATACAGTTCTGTTTTATTAATTTGTGAGATTCTTTCATTTAGCTGTTTCCTAGATTTGATCTTGCTCTTGATATAAGTGTGCATTATTTGAAATTAAGATGTTGTTTGGCTAGTTTTCGATGCAACAAAGAATAGAATGATCCATTGGATTCCTACAACTTCTCTTATTTATTGGTGAAATGACGTTGGTTGAAATACTTGGTACTGGTTTTTTAGTTTGTGTAGCTTGTAGACTAGTGGTTGGCACCTTTAATCTTTATGAAAGTCTTACAGGTTGCAGCATCCACAAACAAGGAAATAAATGGTCATATCCCTAGCTATCCTGGGTTACCACCTCAACTTATTTGTCAGCTACACAATGTGACCATGGATGTAAGTTTGACCCTATTCATTCTCTTTGTTGTGACAATCGTATGTTTTGGAGTGTTATCGGTGGGTAGAGATTGAAGAATTTCTAAATTACAGGCAGATGTTGAGACTGATGAAGTATATGCTCAAATGACTCTGCAGCCACTAACTCCAGTATGTTACATTTATCAATTCATTCGTtttgttttgaaattatttttaagtgctGATTGACTATTTCTCCATAGCAAGAGCAAAAAGATGTGTGCCTTCTACCAGCTGAACTTGGGACCCTAAGTAAACAACCAAGTAACTATTTCTGCAAAACATTGACTGCAAGCGATACCAGTACCCATGGTGGATTCTCTGTCCCTCGACGTGCTGCAGAAAAAGTTTTCCCTCCTCTTGTAGGTCCCATCAGCTGCACTCATCAgcattttttccctttttctttttacttgaGGTGTTTCATGAGCTTTGGTTTTTAGTTATCCTGCTTGTGGGTGTTTGACTAACTTAAGTTTTATCTTTCTTTTGTAGGATTACTCGCAACAGCCTCCTGTGCAAGAGTTGATTGGTAAAGATCTTCATGGAAATGAATGGAAGTTCCGGCATATATTTCGCGGTGAGTTTCTTTTCAGCGAGTTGATAGAGTAGTATTACAGTGGAAGGCTTTGTTACAATGTTGTCATGGTGGTTGGTACCTTGATTTAAATTGACTATCTTGGAAGTTCTTAGGGATTTTATATACCTGCATTATTGTATGAAGTTTGAATTTACTACATTGTGGAGGGAAGTTTATGATGCAACCAATATACTTACTGACCTCTGATTCTTTCTAAAAACTAATTCTGAATGCCTTATGTTACCAATGGATGAGTGACTCAGTTCCCTGGCCGAATAGACCTTCTGCAGAGTGAGCTAGTGACTATATAATACGTTGTACTGGTGGTTAAAACTCTGtttaccttttattttttagaaccAAGAAGCTTCACCCTTTTCATTTAGCTTCTAAAGCACTGAAAATGACACAAAGAAAAAGTTGCATATTGAGAATTTATGTTTATCTCTTAAATTATATGAAGAACCTAGTGCAGTAATGTATGATTGTTTTGACTTGGGTTCTGTTGTCTCTTTCCTCTGACATGGATTCATTATGGATGCAATCTGATTTTTTTCCTAGTTATTATCCTTTTATTGTTAGGCAAGAGGTTCTGGATTCTAGTGTTGACAACTTCTGATTGCAGTGCTATGATTTATGAAATTGGACACTAATGATGTAATTCCTCGTACTTAGGCCAACCAAAGAGGCATCTCCTGACGACAGGATGGAGTGTGTTTGTAAGTGCGAAGAGACTTGTTGCAGGCGACTCAGTTATCTTTATCTGGTAGATAAATATTATCCTAGCTATTCCAGTTTCTTTAGAAGTTTCTGTAAACCATTTAAGACTCACAGTTGATGTGTCATGTTCATAAATTGTATTTATCTGAGCTGCGGATATAATAGTGACTGTTCTGTTTTTCGTCTTGTATATCCAATGAGGCTGCCGATGGAATAAACTTGTTATTATTTGTCTTTCCTGAAAAGGTGCACATTGAGTAGGTGGTTCTGTGGGGTCTGTTACATTTGCCTATGGTCTTTCCTTCTCTGATATAATGCACAAACATTTGAAATCTCCACGTTTGTGTTGTATACTTGAGAAAGTTAAATATTTACTGCTCGGATATTTTACAGCCAAGTATAATATTTTAAGTTCATGAAGCTTAGGACTGTTTAACAATTTTTACCTATCAGCATGCTGTCTATATTGGGTGATGGGTGCTGATGTACTTCTTGCTTCATTTTGCAATCAATAAACTCTCTTGTTTCACCCTCTCAATTTTTTCTACCTTCACAATATAGGGGTAAAGTTTGtgcagaccccacttgtggaattacactggatatattgttattattgtaatttaatcTGGCTAAATTCTGTCATCTCCCATCAGGaatgaaaataatcaattaCTTTTGGGGATACGACGTGCCAATCGTCCGCAAACTGTTTTACCTTCCTCGGTATTGTCAAGTGATAGCATGCACATTGGTCTTCTTGCTGCTGCAGCTCATGCAGCTGCAACAAATAGCCGGtttacaatatttttcaatCCAAGGTAAAGGCTGCATTTCTAGTTTACTAATGGACTTaagttcacattgacattttaTCTTTGCAATTTCAGGGCTTGTCCATCAGAGTTTGTCATACCTCTCGCCAAGTATGCTAAAGCAGTGTATCATACGCGAGTTTCTGTTGGCATGAGGTTCCGAATGCTATTTGAAACAGAAGAATCAAGCATCCGTAGGTAGGTATAATCTCCTAGAATTTTTTTGCAAGCATTCCAAAATTACAAGGTCAGTTGGAGAATCAAATCTTTTATTGATAAGGAGGGACATTATATTGAAATGGGAGGGGGTGGGCCAGGGGCTAGTACCAATTTCTCAATAGTGTTTGGTGTGAAAGTATTTCAAGGCATCTTTGAAAATTATAGCCAATTTCGTCTAAAAATGTTCTTGTTTAAATAAGGGAAATATTAGGAGAGTAGGAGATTGTAATTTTGGAGGGAGCTGCTGTCTAAATTTCTCCTCTTCAAAAAACGTTGTGGTTACTAATCCTGTTTGAAAGAAATGGAAATGCTATGTTAAATTAGTTTCAATCTAGGATGATCCGAATTCCAGAGTTGTTTATGTTCTTTATCAGAAAAGGAAAGAATTAGAGTTGTTTATACTCAGTTTTTCTGCCTTCTATTTTTGCCACAGTTCGTGATAATTTCACAAGAGAAGAAGATAACTCTCTTTTCTGTTTGTCATCCCCTTTTTCTCTCTAATTGATACAAATAGTTTAATCATGTGAATATCTTTGGTCTCAGGTATATGGGCACAATTACTGGCATCGGTGATCTAGATCCTGTTCGTTGGCCAAATTCTCATTGGCAGTCTGTAAAGGTTAGTTCATAGCAGGTGGTCATTTAGTACTAAATAATACATTGAAACTATGGCTGCTTAAATCCTTTTAATACTTAAGGATTTCTCATGTGCATGATGTCCATTTTGGTCTAGAATTCATCTTCGATCCTCTTAATATGCAGGTTGGATGGGATGAATCAACTGCAGGGGAGAGGCAGCCTAGAGTTTCACTGTGGGAAATTGAACCTCTGACAACATTTCCAATGTATCCATCTCCTTTCTCCCTTAGGTTGAAGCGGCCATGGCCACCTGCACTACCTTCATTTCCTGGTCTGATATATTTTTGCTGTTTTTACCGGGGATATCTGTAATCATCAATTTGATTCATTTGTAATTTTAACTCTTCACTATCTTCTCATCCATTTAGGTCTATCAAATGGTGATATGACTATGAATTCTCAACTTCCATGGCTGCATGGTGGCATGGGTGATCAGGGGATACAATCACTTAATTTCCAGGGATTTGGTGTTACTCCATTCATGCAGCCAAGGTTCGATGCTTCTATGCTAGGTTTGCAGCCTGACATTTTGCAAGCAATGGCAGCATTAGATTCTTCTAAGCTTGCAAATCAGCCACTTATGCAGTTCCAACATATCCCTAGTACTTCAGCATCTTCGATTCAGAGCCAGCTTTTGCATCCATCCAATTTGCAACATACTTTCCTCCAAGGCCTCCCGGAGAACCAACTAATATCTCAGGCACAGATGCTGCAGCAGCAATTGCAGTGTCACCAATCTTATAATACTCAGCAGCAACAGTTGCAGCGCCAGCAATTGTATCATGATCAACAGCTTCAGGAACCCCATCAAGTACAGCGTCAAGATCAGCAGCAAACCAAGGCTCAATTGTGTTCAGCTACTCAGTCACAGCTTTCTCATTTACAGGTCCTAGGTTCAACGGGGTCTCAACAAACATTTTCTGATTTAGTTGGTAATCATATTAATACATCTAACAACAGTTCCACCATGCAAAGTCTCCTGAGCTCATTTTCCCGTAATGGAGCATCCACTTCCCTGAACATGCCTGAGACCAACTCTCTAGTGTCTCCTTCCTCATCATCAAAGCGAATTGCTCTAGAATCTCAGATCCCTTCACAAGCTCCATACATGGTGACACAGGCTGAAGTTTTGACGGTGCCTAATACTAAGGTCTCAGATTTTTCCACTTTGTTTTCACCAAATCCTGGCAGACAAGTTTTGGATTATCAATCTGTAGCAGTTAGCCAAAACAATGCGCTATTTGGAGTTAATGGTATGTCAAACCTGAAGGGTAACAGTCCGGAGAATGGATCTTTACCTGTGCCTTATGCTACCTCTACCTTCACAAGTACAGTGGGTAGCGAGTATCCCGTTAATTCAGACATGACGACATCAAGTTGTGTAGATGAATCAGGTGTCTTGCAGTCCTCAGAAAATGTGGATCAAGCAAACTCACTTACAGAAACCTTTGTTAAGGTGAGTGTAAATTTGCCGGAAAAAATATGGGATCTTTTATTACTGATGATTTTATGGCacatctttttatattaaaaaaattgtctaaAAGTTGGGAATATTTGCCAATAATGTCTTGATTCATGTTTATTGGTTCTGGCAGGTTTACAAATCAGAGTCCTTTGGACGATCACTGGATATCTCCAAATTTAGCAGCTATAATGAGCTGCGAAGTGAGCTTGCTCGCATGTTTGGCCTTGAAGGCCTGTTGGAGGATCCTGAGAGATCAGGCTGGCAGCTTGTATTCGTTGACCGTGAGAATGATGTTCTCCTCCTTGGTGATGACCCCTGGCAGTAAGTACCCAACCACTTGTTTTTTGTGGCAGGCTTGCTCCCA
This portion of the Solanum pennellii chromosome 12, SPENNV200 genome encodes:
- the LOC107007217 gene encoding auxin response factor 6-like isoform X1, which codes for MKVSTSGFNSQPEEAGEKKSLNSELWHACAGPLVSLPHVGTRVVYFPQGHSEQVAASTNKEINGHIPSYPGLPPQLICQLHNVTMDADVETDEVYAQMTLQPLTPQEQKDVCLLPAELGTLSKQPSNYFCKTLTASDTSTHGGFSVPRRAAEKVFPPLDYSQQPPVQELIGKDLHGNEWKFRHIFRGQPKRHLLTTGWSVFVSAKRLVAGDSVIFIWNENNQLLLGIRRANRPQTVLPSSVLSSDSMHIGLLAAAAHAAATNSRFTIFFNPRACPSEFVIPLAKYAKAVYHTRVSVGMRFRMLFETEESSIRRYMGTITGIGDLDPVRWPNSHWQSVKVGWDESTAGERQPRVSLWEIEPLTTFPMYPSPFSLRLKRPWPPALPSFPGLSNGDMTMNSQLPWLHGGMGDQGIQSLNFQGFGVTPFMQPRFDASMLGLQPDILQAMAALDSSKLANQPLMQFQHIPSTSASSIQSQLLHPSNLQHTFLQGLPENQLISQAQMLQQQLQCHQSYNTQQQQLQRQQLYHDQQLQEPHQVQRQDQQQTKAQLCSATQSQLSHLQVLGSTGSQQTFSDLVGNHINTSNNSSTMQSLLSSFSRNGASTSLNMPETNSLVSPSSSSKRIALESQIPSQAPYMVTQAEVLTVPNTKVSDFSTLFSPNPGRQVLDYQSVAVSQNNALFGVNGMSNLKGNSPENGSLPVPYATSTFTSTVGSEYPVNSDMTTSSCVDESGVLQSSENVDQANSLTETFVKVYKSESFGRSLDISKFSSYNELRSELARMFGLEGLLEDPERSGWQLVFVDRENDVLLLGDDPWHEFVNSVWYIKILSPLEVQQMGKQGLDLPSAGKTQRITSNGNGCDDFMNRNHSCNIMNGIPLGSLEY
- the LOC107007217 gene encoding auxin response factor 6-like isoform X2, with protein sequence MKVSTSGFNSQPEEGEKKSLNSELWHACAGPLVSLPHVGTRVVYFPQGHSEQVAASTNKEINGHIPSYPGLPPQLICQLHNVTMDADVETDEVYAQMTLQPLTPQEQKDVCLLPAELGTLSKQPSNYFCKTLTASDTSTHGGFSVPRRAAEKVFPPLDYSQQPPVQELIGKDLHGNEWKFRHIFRGQPKRHLLTTGWSVFVSAKRLVAGDSVIFIWNENNQLLLGIRRANRPQTVLPSSVLSSDSMHIGLLAAAAHAAATNSRFTIFFNPRACPSEFVIPLAKYAKAVYHTRVSVGMRFRMLFETEESSIRRYMGTITGIGDLDPVRWPNSHWQSVKVGWDESTAGERQPRVSLWEIEPLTTFPMYPSPFSLRLKRPWPPALPSFPGLSNGDMTMNSQLPWLHGGMGDQGIQSLNFQGFGVTPFMQPRFDASMLGLQPDILQAMAALDSSKLANQPLMQFQHIPSTSASSIQSQLLHPSNLQHTFLQGLPENQLISQAQMLQQQLQCHQSYNTQQQQLQRQQLYHDQQLQEPHQVQRQDQQQTKAQLCSATQSQLSHLQVLGSTGSQQTFSDLVGNHINTSNNSSTMQSLLSSFSRNGASTSLNMPETNSLVSPSSSSKRIALESQIPSQAPYMVTQAEVLTVPNTKVSDFSTLFSPNPGRQVLDYQSVAVSQNNALFGVNGMSNLKGNSPENGSLPVPYATSTFTSTVGSEYPVNSDMTTSSCVDESGVLQSSENVDQANSLTETFVKVYKSESFGRSLDISKFSSYNELRSELARMFGLEGLLEDPERSGWQLVFVDRENDVLLLGDDPWHEFVNSVWYIKILSPLEVQQMGKQGLDLPSAGKTQRITSNGNGCDDFMNRNHSCNIMNGIPLGSLEY